The Limnochorda sp. LNt genome includes a region encoding these proteins:
- a CDS encoding M16 family metallopeptidase has protein sequence MPARSRRRQAAATAVLMAAIVATTLIDVPAAAGSSSGPSFAVRHGRLANGLEIYVYEDATVPLVSVSLWYRVGSRDEPVGRRGMAHLMEHMMFKGSRRVGPEAHARLIQEAGGIANAFTTTDATVYWEKVPSSQLALALALEAERMAYLVITPEHLASEREVVKEEYRLRAQNDPIGVALDRFHALVFEGTPYAWTALGFLDDLDRVTVEDLEAFYRRYYVPNNAVLVVAGDTTLEEVLRLADHYFGPIPAGEEPPRPVIAFEAPRSSAAEGSSTLGRFGTLPMAIQVPGVLAGFAVPGAAHPDKYALGVATLVLSAGETSRLHQRLVREQQLAVVASGGPVFYADAGTFLAFSFYLPGHSPEAQAEALLAEVERLAHEPPTPEELERARNQLAASVAFQFDSLDGVANLIGSAVVMEGGIEAFTDGIQPYLSVTAEQVQRVAGRYFVRDNATVVAIVPEAAAGLGQP, from the coding sequence GCCGGCCAGGAGCCGCCGGCGGCAGGCCGCAGCCACCGCCGTCCTGATGGCGGCCATCGTCGCCACGACCCTCATCGACGTCCCTGCAGCCGCGGGCTCGAGCTCGGGGCCATCGTTTGCGGTGAGGCACGGCCGCCTCGCCAACGGGCTGGAGATCTACGTCTACGAGGATGCCACCGTGCCGCTGGTCTCGGTCTCGCTCTGGTACCGGGTCGGCTCCCGTGACGAACCCGTGGGCCGCCGGGGCATGGCCCACCTGATGGAGCACATGATGTTCAAGGGCTCGCGCCGCGTCGGCCCCGAGGCGCACGCGCGGCTCATCCAGGAGGCGGGCGGCATCGCCAACGCCTTCACCACCACCGATGCGACGGTCTACTGGGAGAAGGTGCCGTCCAGCCAGCTCGCTCTGGCCCTGGCCCTGGAGGCCGAGCGGATGGCCTACCTGGTCATCACGCCCGAGCACCTGGCCTCCGAACGGGAGGTCGTCAAGGAGGAGTACCGGCTCCGCGCCCAAAACGACCCCATCGGCGTGGCGCTGGATCGGTTCCACGCCCTGGTCTTCGAGGGCACCCCGTACGCGTGGACCGCGCTGGGCTTCCTCGACGATCTCGATCGCGTCACCGTCGAAGACCTCGAGGCCTTCTACCGCCGCTACTACGTCCCCAACAACGCGGTGCTGGTGGTGGCGGGCGACACCACCCTGGAGGAGGTCCTGCGGCTGGCCGACCACTACTTCGGCCCGATCCCGGCCGGAGAGGAGCCGCCCCGCCCCGTCATCGCCTTCGAGGCGCCGCGCTCCAGCGCCGCGGAGGGCAGCTCGACCCTGGGCCGGTTCGGCACGTTGCCGATGGCCATCCAGGTACCCGGGGTCCTGGCCGGCTTCGCGGTACCGGGGGCGGCCCACCCCGACAAGTACGCCCTGGGCGTCGCGACGCTGGTGTTGAGCGCCGGGGAGACGTCCCGGCTGCACCAGCGCCTGGTGCGGGAGCAGCAGCTGGCGGTGGTCGCCTCGGGCGGCCCGGTCTTTTACGCCGATGCGGGGACGTTCCTGGCCTTCAGCTTCTACCTGCCCGGCCACTCCCCCGAGGCCCAGGCGGAGGCGTTACTGGCCGAGGTGGAGAGGCTCGCCCACGAGCCGCCTACGCCCGAGGAGCTCGAGCGGGCCCGCAACCAGCTGGCCGCCTCGGTGGCCTTCCAGTTCGACTCCCTGGACGGGGTGGCCAACCTCATCGGCTCGGCCGTGGTGATGGAGGGCGGCATCGAGGCCTTCACCGATGGCATCCAGCCCTACCTGAGCGTAACGGCCGAGCAGGTGCAGCGGGTGGCAGGCCGCTACTTCGTGCGAGACAACGCGACGGTCGTCGCCATCGTGCCCGAGGCTGCAGCCGGCCTCGGCCAGCCGTGA
- a CDS encoding DUF309 domain-containing protein: protein MGIWYGYEALRQIHEDRIQWAERERLALQARRSIRRREGDGRLTTRASGRGPVRWPPSLLRFVELVNTGRYWHAHEALEEAWRVNKSDFYHGLIIYASAYVHAQRGNPRGVVLQMAKVPRYLSPYPAAYLGLDVAAILRDVQQTRQLVQQAGMPEGEALRAVIRWPSLVLDPARCSGEEPELTTA from the coding sequence GTGGGAATCTGGTACGGCTATGAGGCGCTGCGCCAGATCCACGAAGATCGCATCCAATGGGCCGAGCGAGAGCGTCTCGCCCTGCAGGCCCGGCGAAGCATCCGGCGACGGGAGGGGGATGGACGGTTGACGACGAGGGCCTCGGGCCGCGGGCCTGTCCGGTGGCCCCCGTCCCTGCTGCGCTTCGTGGAGCTGGTCAACACCGGCCGCTACTGGCACGCCCACGAAGCCCTGGAGGAGGCGTGGCGCGTCAACAAGAGCGACTTCTACCACGGCCTCATCATCTACGCCAGCGCCTACGTCCACGCGCAGCGGGGCAACCCGCGGGGCGTCGTGCTCCAGATGGCCAAGGTGCCTCGCTACCTGAGCCCGTACCCCGCCGCCTACCTGGGGCTCGACGTGGCGGCCATCCTGCGCGACGTCCAGCAGACCCGCCAGCTCGTGCAGCAGGCCGGGATGCCCGAGGGCGAGGCGCTGCGAGCCGTCATCCGCTGGCCGTCGCTCGTCCTGGACCCGGCCCGCTGCTCGGGAGAGGAGCCGGAGCTGACGACGGCTTAG
- a CDS encoding peroxiredoxin, with translation MDVLLETAQAETEAPALPRIGDPAPPFEAKTTQGMLKLSDLAGKWVVLFSHPADFTPVCTTEFVAFARRAEEFARRNVQLVGLSIDSVYSHLAWLRNIEERFGVKVPFPIIADLDMTVARRYGMIHPKEGTTSTVRALFIIDDRQVVRAILYYPMSTGRNIDEVLRIIDSLQTVDREKVATPADWHPGEPVILPPPQTQADLQARLERVEQAGYECKDWYLCLRKA, from the coding sequence ATGGACGTGCTGCTCGAGACCGCACAGGCCGAGACGGAGGCGCCCGCTCTGCCGCGCATCGGCGATCCGGCACCGCCGTTCGAGGCCAAGACCACTCAGGGGATGCTCAAGCTCAGCGACCTCGCCGGCAAGTGGGTGGTGCTCTTCTCGCACCCGGCCGACTTCACGCCGGTCTGTACCACCGAGTTCGTCGCCTTCGCCCGGCGGGCGGAGGAGTTCGCCAGGCGAAACGTGCAGCTGGTGGGCCTCAGCATCGACAGCGTCTACTCCCACCTGGCCTGGCTGCGCAACATCGAGGAGCGCTTCGGGGTCAAGGTGCCCTTCCCGATCATCGCCGACCTGGACATGACGGTCGCCCGCCGCTACGGCATGATCCACCCCAAGGAGGGCACCACGTCGACGGTGCGGGCCCTGTTCATCATCGACGACCGCCAGGTGGTGCGCGCCATCCTCTACTACCCCATGTCGACGGGCCGCAACATCGACGAGGTCCTACGGATCATCGACTCGCTGCAGACCGTGGATCGGGAGAAGGTGGCCACGCCTGCCGACTGGCACCCCGGCGAGCCGGTCATCCTGCCCCCGCCCCAGACGCAGGCCGACCTCCAGGCGCGCCTCGAGCGGGTCGAGCAAGCGGGGTACGAATGCAAGGACTGGTATCTCTGCCTGCGCAAAGCCTGA
- a CDS encoding M16 family metallopeptidase, with translation MRADDSTTPGRPTRPAPGWMQATAVLTALVAAASLAVATAPSGMAARTAGDVAVELPPIPEVALPETIEAVTLPPVTTFTLANGLQVVVAERRDRPLAYVLLSVPAGTAQDDPALPGVAEMTAAMLTKGTDTRSAVDIARTIESVGGELAASAAVEEARISAAVLAEHVPLAIELVAEVAQRPAFPASELAILMQQAVAGVQQQFDDPGALAALHADQLLYGDRHPLGHFQTVEELRALTPQHLAVFHRRHYTPQGSRLLVAGDVDPGQVRALVERHFGAWQAAEEARLELPGAVRLEQSRVRFVEWPGQTQVRIELRQPGPPATVDDWLAVSVYNYVLGGGGFASRLMEVVRSRLGQTYDVHTTYAARAFPAHFSLSTFTRAEEVWSTLEVLRSELRRFYEEGITAEELAKAQRFFILGYPMALETLADVSGSIDRALGSGRGLDWVSEYPVRVAALTVDDVNQAIRRHFDPERFAVVLLGDPRVLEGAPETIWGVPRSQLQRVGRTEVPKPSS, from the coding sequence ATGAGAGCCGACGACTCGACGACACCGGGGCGCCCGACTCGCCCGGCACCCGGATGGATGCAGGCGACGGCTGTCCTGACGGCCTTGGTGGCCGCGGCCTCCCTCGCCGTGGCGACGGCCCCGTCAGGCATGGCGGCGCGGACGGCCGGCGACGTGGCCGTGGAGCTGCCCCCCATCCCCGAGGTGGCCCTACCCGAGACCATCGAGGCCGTCACGCTGCCGCCGGTCACCACGTTCACCCTGGCCAACGGCCTGCAGGTCGTGGTGGCGGAGCGCCGGGACCGGCCGCTGGCCTACGTCTTGCTGTCGGTGCCGGCCGGCACGGCCCAGGACGACCCGGCGCTGCCGGGGGTGGCCGAGATGACCGCGGCCATGCTGACCAAGGGCACCGACACCCGCAGCGCCGTCGACATCGCCCGCACCATCGAGTCGGTGGGTGGCGAGCTGGCCGCGTCGGCCGCGGTCGAGGAGGCCCGCATCTCGGCGGCGGTGCTGGCCGAGCACGTCCCCCTGGCCATCGAGCTGGTGGCCGAGGTGGCACAGCGCCCGGCCTTTCCGGCATCGGAGCTCGCCATCCTCATGCAGCAGGCCGTGGCCGGGGTGCAGCAGCAGTTCGACGACCCGGGGGCGTTGGCGGCCCTGCACGCCGACCAGCTCCTCTACGGCGACCGCCACCCCCTGGGGCACTTCCAGACGGTGGAGGAGCTCCGCGCCCTTACGCCGCAGCACCTGGCCGTCTTCCACCGGCGCCACTACACCCCCCAGGGCAGCCGCCTGCTGGTGGCCGGTGACGTCGATCCCGGGCAAGTGCGGGCCCTGGTGGAGCGGCACTTCGGCGCGTGGCAAGCTGCCGAGGAGGCACGGCTCGAATTGCCCGGGGCCGTCCGGCTGGAGCAGTCTCGGGTGCGCTTCGTCGAGTGGCCTGGCCAGACCCAGGTGCGCATCGAGCTCCGCCAGCCCGGGCCTCCTGCCACCGTGGACGACTGGCTGGCCGTCTCGGTCTACAACTACGTCCTGGGCGGCGGAGGCTTCGCCTCCCGGTTGATGGAGGTCGTGCGCTCGCGTCTCGGTCAGACCTACGACGTCCACACCACCTACGCGGCCCGGGCCTTCCCGGCCCACTTCTCGCTGTCCACCTTCACCCGGGCCGAGGAGGTGTGGTCGACCCTGGAGGTGCTCCGCTCCGAGCTGCGTCGTTTCTACGAGGAGGGCATCACGGCCGAGGAGCTCGCCAAGGCCCAGCGCTTCTTCATCCTGGGCTACCCCATGGCCCTGGAGACCCTGGCCGACGTGTCCGGCAGCATCGACCGGGCCCTGGGGTCGGGCCGGGGGCTCGATTGGGTCTCGGAGTACCCCGTCCGGGTGGCTGCCCTGACGGTCGACGACGTCAATCAGGCCATCCGCCGCCACTTCGATCCGGAGCGCTTCGCCGTGGTGCTGCTGGGCGACCCCCGGGTGCTCGAGGGTGCGCCGGAGACCATCTGGGGCGTGCCGCGCTCCCAGCTGCAACGGGTGGGGCGGACGGAGGTGCCTAAGCCGTCGTCCTAA
- a CDS encoding response regulator: MPGPAGSGDTGGRRIRVLLADDHAVVRGGLRMFLATHPDIEVAGEAADAAQAVDLAERLQPDVVLLDLVMPPGPWAEVAQAPPDEPPGISVIRRLRQRAPGVRCLVLTGFSEEEKVLPALEAGASGYLLKDVTPEELIRAIRSVAAGQVYLSAGVTGAVVRRATRAAREPASPLEALTPREREVLRLIAQGMSNAEIAGRLYVTEATVKSHVTRILQKLGVADRTQAALLAVRQGL; encoded by the coding sequence GTGCCGGGGCCCGCTGGGTCCGGCGACACGGGCGGGCGGCGCATCCGGGTCCTGCTGGCCGACGACCACGCGGTGGTGCGGGGCGGGCTGCGGATGTTCCTCGCCACGCACCCCGACATCGAGGTGGCGGGCGAGGCGGCCGACGCGGCCCAGGCGGTCGACCTGGCAGAGCGGCTCCAGCCCGACGTGGTGCTGCTGGACCTGGTGATGCCTCCGGGCCCTTGGGCAGAAGTCGCCCAGGCGCCCCCGGACGAGCCACCGGGCATCTCGGTCATCCGCCGGCTCCGCCAGCGGGCTCCTGGCGTGCGGTGCCTGGTGCTGACGGGCTTCTCGGAGGAGGAGAAGGTCCTGCCGGCGCTCGAGGCGGGGGCCTCGGGATACCTCCTCAAGGACGTGACGCCGGAGGAGCTGATCCGGGCCATCCGGTCCGTGGCGGCCGGCCAGGTCTACCTGAGCGCGGGCGTGACGGGCGCCGTGGTGCGGCGCGCCACGCGAGCTGCCCGGGAGCCCGCCAGCCCGCTCGAGGCCCTCACGCCCCGCGAGCGGGAGGTGCTGCGGCTCATCGCCCAGGGGATGAGCAACGCCGAGATCGCCGGACGGCTGTACGTGACGGAGGCGACCGTCAAGTCGCACGTCACACGGATCCTGCAGAAGCTGGGGGTCGCCGACCGCACCCAGGCCGCCTTGCTGGCGGTGCGCCAGGGTCTGTGA
- a CDS encoding GAF domain-containing sensor histidine kinase, whose product MPGRPDLAPPDGLAPGERAGRGALAVLSEIARLLNSRVDVQSAFDEVLRLVTELLGLRTAWLFLQGPAGRRLVFTSAHGLPPALEVDGARPLRHGTCDCFYLFYDGELREAVNVVECSRLQEARGDKGGLVYHASVPLRASHGVLGVLNVAAEGESLFDEQALSLLTAVGEHLGTALERSRLFTRERRRAAAFEAVDRVMRRLGELEPAGHLSLEAVAWRFAEACRAEVGAERVAVALADGERLRWGAVAAEVGAPLPAGSALRPGDAVSPRSLAAACWRKGRPHFGQRPARRGSTELVAWAALPIEIGRRRLGVVLLERTGAVGWTDGERAALRSLADHLALALENARLVARARELARVEERHRLARDLHDAVSQNLFSLTMLLAAGRQHLQAGQPGEASRAMDEAQDRARAALAEMRRLVREVRVASPATPLPRTVGQLAGELSRLASSDPLAGRMGVEVRCVLGRCDPRTPLEPDRAETLVRVAHEALHNALRHAAARSVQLSLAVARGRLRLVVRDDGRGFEPRRARHGGGGLSIVAERCRLVGGGLRIRSRPGQGSRVEAWVPLQPAPEPAPANGLVPAGGEPGARPA is encoded by the coding sequence ATGCCCGGGCGCCCCGACCTGGCCCCTCCCGACGGCCTCGCACCGGGTGAGCGGGCGGGCCGCGGTGCGCTGGCGGTACTCAGCGAGATCGCGCGCCTGCTCAACTCGCGCGTCGACGTCCAATCGGCCTTCGACGAGGTGCTCCGCCTCGTCACCGAGCTGCTGGGCCTGCGCACGGCCTGGCTCTTCCTGCAGGGGCCAGCGGGGCGGCGCCTGGTCTTCACCTCGGCCCACGGCCTGCCGCCCGCGCTCGAGGTCGACGGGGCGCGGCCCTTGCGGCACGGCACCTGCGACTGCTTCTACCTCTTCTACGACGGCGAGCTCCGAGAGGCCGTCAACGTCGTGGAGTGCAGCCGGCTCCAGGAGGCCAGGGGCGACAAGGGCGGACTCGTCTACCACGCCAGCGTGCCGCTGCGAGCGAGCCACGGCGTGCTGGGCGTGCTCAACGTGGCGGCCGAGGGTGAGTCGCTCTTCGACGAGCAGGCACTGAGCCTGCTGACGGCCGTGGGCGAGCACCTGGGCACCGCCCTGGAGCGCTCCCGGCTGTTCACGAGGGAGAGGCGGCGGGCAGCCGCGTTCGAGGCGGTGGATCGTGTGATGCGCCGGCTGGGGGAGCTCGAGCCGGCGGGGCACCTGTCGCTGGAGGCCGTCGCCTGGCGCTTCGCCGAGGCCTGCCGGGCGGAGGTGGGAGCCGAGCGCGTCGCTGTCGCCCTGGCCGACGGGGAGCGTTTGCGCTGGGGGGCCGTGGCCGCCGAGGTCGGAGCTCCGCTGCCTGCCGGGTCTGCCCTGCGGCCAGGTGACGCCGTCTCTCCCCGTAGCCTGGCCGCGGCCTGTTGGCGCAAGGGGCGGCCTCACTTCGGCCAGCGCCCCGCCCGCCGGGGCTCGACCGAGCTGGTGGCCTGGGCGGCGCTGCCCATCGAGATCGGCCGGCGCCGGCTGGGGGTGGTGCTGCTGGAGCGCACCGGCGCCGTTGGGTGGACGGACGGGGAGCGGGCGGCGCTGCGATCCCTGGCCGACCACCTGGCGCTGGCCCTGGAAAACGCCCGATTGGTGGCGCGGGCCCGGGAGCTGGCACGGGTGGAGGAGCGCCACCGCCTCGCCCGGGACCTCCACGACGCCGTCAGCCAAAACCTCTTCTCGCTGACGATGCTGCTGGCGGCGGGCCGCCAGCACCTCCAGGCCGGCCAGCCTGGCGAGGCGTCGCGGGCCATGGACGAGGCCCAGGACCGCGCCCGGGCGGCGCTTGCGGAGATGCGGCGACTGGTCCGGGAGGTGCGCGTGGCCTCGCCCGCGACGCCGCTTCCGCGCACCGTGGGCCAGCTCGCGGGGGAGCTGAGCCGGCTTGCCAGCTCGGACCCCCTGGCGGGTCGGATGGGGGTCGAGGTGCGGTGCGTGCTCGGCCGCTGTGACCCGCGGACCCCTCTGGAGCCCGACAGGGCCGAGACGCTGGTACGAGTGGCGCACGAAGCGCTCCACAACGCCCTGAGACATGCCGCGGCGCGCTCCGTGCAGCTGAGCCTCGCCGTGGCGCGGGGCCGGTTGCGGCTGGTGGTGCGAGACGACGGGCGGGGCTTCGAGCCGCGGCGCGCCCGGCACGGAGGCGGCGGCCTCTCCATCGTGGCGGAGCGGTGCCGGCTGGTCGGCGGGGGGCTCCGGATCCGGTCCCGACCGGGTCAGGGGAGCCGCGTCGAGGCGTGGGTCCCTCTGCAACCGGCACCGGAACCGGCACCCGCCAACGGTCTCGTCCCGGCGGGAGGCGAGCCCGGTGCCCGCCCGGCCTGA
- a CDS encoding DUF1054 family protein: MNATSRPNGAASAFGGWDGQAFEAMEVPDFAGRMEAIRWHVRPRLEAIAEMLAPALSERAGEVLYPYVAQHARRTVNPPDETWCAWSPSPRGYKKHPHLELGISARGVFVQAGAIYEAPFRATLADLLTRQGQALREALPRDAEWKDDHLAPSGVPTARLSQEDLARLAAGLCRKSRGDLMVALSWPRETVLGMSPEAFLQQALEALSRLMPVYRLVRQAQQGAAPARLPSQE, encoded by the coding sequence ATGAACGCCACGTCACGGCCAAACGGTGCCGCCTCTGCCTTCGGTGGCTGGGATGGCCAGGCCTTCGAGGCGATGGAGGTCCCCGACTTCGCCGGCCGCATGGAGGCCATTCGCTGGCACGTCCGGCCGCGCCTGGAGGCCATCGCCGAGATGCTGGCCCCGGCCCTGTCGGAGCGTGCCGGGGAGGTGCTGTACCCGTACGTCGCCCAGCACGCGCGCCGCACCGTCAACCCACCCGACGAGACCTGGTGCGCCTGGTCGCCGTCGCCCCGCGGCTACAAGAAGCACCCTCACCTGGAGCTGGGCATCTCGGCGCGGGGCGTCTTCGTGCAGGCGGGTGCCATCTACGAGGCTCCCTTTCGCGCCACGCTGGCCGACCTCCTGACCCGCCAGGGGCAGGCCCTGCGCGAGGCGCTCCCGCGGGACGCCGAGTGGAAGGACGACCACCTGGCCCCATCGGGCGTGCCGACCGCCCGCCTCTCCCAGGAGGACCTGGCCCGCCTGGCGGCCGGCCTGTGCCGCAAGAGCCGGGGCGACCTGATGGTGGCCCTGTCGTGGCCACGCGAGACCGTGCTGGGGATGTCCCCGGAGGCGTTCCTGCAGCAGGCGCTGGAGGCCCTGTCACGTCTGATGCCCGTCTACCGGCTCGTGCGTCAAGCCCAGCAAGGGGCGGCCCCGGCTCGTCTCCCGTCACAGGAGTGA
- a CDS encoding ABC transporter ATP-binding protein — protein sequence MAQRSRLSETGPSASEPPATGGAWLVETRQVVKRYGRLEAVRGVSMRLVPGQIVGLLGPNGSGKSTLLKLIAGLLRPDAGEVRVMGRQPGVQTKAWVAFQPEIDHLYAWMPVRRVMDLAAAVVPDWDEGRARELLRLLHLEEHRQTPVKALSRGMRVRLKLAVTMARTAPVVLLDEPLSGIDPPSRSRIIRALIEQFRTGEQVVVLATHEVAETEGIFDRVIFLDHGQIRLDDDAQALRERFGRSIQAIMEEVYA from the coding sequence GTGGCCCAGCGATCCCGTTTGAGCGAGACGGGCCCATCCGCGTCGGAGCCGCCGGCGACGGGCGGGGCATGGCTGGTCGAGACGCGCCAGGTGGTCAAGCGCTACGGCCGTCTCGAGGCCGTGCGGGGCGTCTCGATGCGGCTGGTCCCCGGCCAGATCGTCGGCCTGCTCGGCCCCAACGGCAGCGGCAAGTCGACCCTGCTCAAGCTCATCGCCGGCCTGCTGCGCCCGGACGCGGGCGAGGTGCGGGTCATGGGCCGGCAGCCGGGTGTGCAGACCAAGGCGTGGGTGGCCTTCCAGCCGGAGATCGACCACCTCTACGCCTGGATGCCGGTGCGGCGGGTCATGGATCTGGCTGCCGCCGTCGTGCCCGATTGGGACGAGGGGCGCGCCCGTGAGCTGCTGCGGCTGCTGCACCTGGAGGAGCACCGGCAGACGCCGGTTAAGGCCCTCTCGCGGGGCATGCGGGTGCGGCTCAAGCTGGCCGTCACCATGGCCCGCACGGCGCCCGTCGTGCTGCTGGACGAGCCGCTGTCGGGCATCGATCCCCCCTCTCGCTCCCGCATCATCCGGGCCCTCATCGAGCAGTTCCGCACCGGAGAGCAGGTGGTGGTGCTGGCCACCCACGAGGTGGCCGAGACCGAGGGGATCTTCGACCGCGTCATCTTCCTGGATCACGGGCAGATCCGGCTCGATGACGACGCCCAGGCTCTCCGGGAGCGCTTCGGTCGGTCCATCCAGGCGATCATGGAAGAGGTGTACGCATGA
- a CDS encoding GntR family transcriptional regulator → MVDEVKRAVARQALRPGDRIPSQRDLAQTLRVNPNTVQRAFREMEALGLVETVRGEGTFVRNDPRLLQMLRTEMARAAVRDFVREVRALGMDEEEVVALVRAAFRGEEMTAWPSDPV, encoded by the coding sequence ATCGTCGACGAGGTCAAGCGAGCCGTGGCCCGCCAGGCGCTGCGTCCGGGGGACCGGATCCCGTCCCAGCGCGACCTGGCCCAGACGCTGCGCGTCAACCCCAACACGGTTCAGCGGGCCTTTCGGGAGATGGAGGCATTGGGACTGGTGGAGACGGTGAGAGGAGAGGGCACCTTCGTTCGAAACGACCCGCGCCTGCTGCAGATGCTTCGCACCGAGATGGCCCGGGCGGCAGTGCGCGACTTCGTGCGCGAGGTGCGGGCCCTGGGCATGGATGAGGAGGAAGTCGTCGCCCTGGTGCGGGCCGCCTTCCGCGGAGAGGAGATGACGGCGTGGCCCAGCGATCCCGTTTGA
- a CDS encoding DUF4097 family beta strand repeat-containing protein: MNPRRIGAWALAGLLAVALLVDRLPAGWGYEGLVTVRGEPAARLGPATWRDVEGLPSASFDGTLSARLARGGRLVVRNAFGDVRLRGEPTAVGQDPDTATTGTVSVRYRVTVYAATQQAAETYLSQVRVELRPDGGEQGDLVLSTIRPAEPAEVRRVEVDIDGALPSWARLDVQGAFGVVDVQGLDGPSRVDNRYGRTTLGQLRGDWHVQAAYGTVEVTGVAGSLQVTGDFGSSDVREVEGDVTLQGRYRGHAVSGVGGDVAIEAAFGDVRVDGFRRNVQVDSHYANVTLRAAPPLDHRFDVEARFGNVATRIPGLAQAGTRTSEGPTQRWTAVIGQGRYRVEVRSEFGGVEIGVADGAPGGTVR, from the coding sequence ATGAACCCGCGTCGCATCGGAGCATGGGCGCTGGCGGGCTTGCTGGCGGTCGCGCTCTTGGTCGACCGCCTGCCCGCCGGCTGGGGATACGAGGGCCTGGTGACGGTCCGGGGGGAGCCGGCCGCCCGGTTGGGCCCGGCGACGTGGCGAGACGTCGAGGGGTTGCCCTCGGCCAGCTTCGACGGCACGCTGAGCGCCCGGCTGGCCCGCGGGGGCCGGCTCGTCGTCCGCAACGCCTTTGGCGACGTCCGCCTGCGTGGGGAGCCGACAGCCGTCGGCCAGGATCCCGACACGGCGACCACGGGGACCGTCTCGGTGCGGTACCGGGTGACGGTCTACGCCGCGACGCAGCAGGCGGCCGAGACCTACCTGTCGCAGGTGCGCGTCGAGCTGCGCCCTGACGGCGGAGAACAGGGCGACCTGGTCCTGAGCACCATCCGGCCCGCTGAGCCCGCCGAGGTTCGGAGGGTGGAGGTGGACATCGACGGGGCCCTGCCGTCGTGGGCCCGGCTAGACGTGCAAGGCGCTTTCGGCGTCGTCGACGTCCAGGGGCTCGACGGCCCGTCTCGGGTCGACAACCGGTACGGACGCACGACGCTCGGGCAGCTGCGCGGGGACTGGCACGTGCAGGCAGCGTACGGCACCGTCGAGGTGACGGGCGTCGCCGGCTCCCTGCAGGTGACGGGCGACTTCGGCAGCAGCGACGTCCGCGAGGTCGAGGGCGACGTGACCCTCCAGGGCCGTTACCGGGGCCACGCCGTGAGCGGGGTGGGAGGTGACGTGGCGATCGAGGCGGCCTTCGGGGACGTGCGCGTCGATGGCTTCCGCCGCAACGTGCAGGTCGACTCGCACTACGCGAATGTGACGCTGCGGGCGGCGCCGCCCCTCGACCACCGCTTCGACGTGGAGGCGCGCTTCGGCAACGTGGCCACGCGGATCCCGGGGCTCGCGCAGGCGGGCACGCGGACGTCCGAGGGGCCGACTCAGCGATGGACCGCCGTGATCGGCCAGGGACGCTACCGGGTGGAGGTGCGCTCGGAGTTCGGCGGCGTCGAGATCGGCGTGGCCGACGGCGCGCCGGGCGGGACCGTCCGTTGA
- a CDS encoding sulfite exporter TauE/SafE family protein: protein MAALGQLLVMALVGLVAQLVDGSTGMAYGVTSASLLMMAGLAPAMASASVHTAELVTTALSGLAHRRHGNVHWPLVAAIALPGAVGAFVGAAFLSRLPGHVARPYVASFLFGLGAWILIRYVRQGRRPTAARQSAGYARPAPVTAASRPRPWLALLGALAGFADAIGGGGWGPLTTPVLMAGPGADPRKVVGSVDTAEFLVAAAATAGFLAAGTSQAVEPLWVLALMLGGAVAAPLAARIVSRVPPRILGVGVGGMVMLTNAPAVAELLGADTPLRAALYATVTLAWLLAGTAVWARSQRWLPPPRGRWYERVEEVGPHRSAG, encoded by the coding sequence GTGGCCGCGTTGGGGCAGCTCCTGGTGATGGCCCTGGTGGGCCTCGTGGCACAGCTCGTCGACGGATCGACGGGCATGGCGTACGGCGTCACGTCCGCCAGCCTGCTGATGATGGCCGGGCTGGCACCGGCCATGGCGTCGGCCTCCGTGCACACCGCAGAGCTGGTCACCACCGCGCTGTCGGGACTGGCCCATCGCCGTCACGGCAACGTCCACTGGCCTCTGGTGGCCGCCATCGCCTTGCCGGGTGCGGTAGGCGCCTTCGTCGGCGCGGCCTTCCTCTCCCGGCTGCCCGGGCACGTCGCGCGGCCGTACGTGGCCTCCTTCCTCTTCGGGCTCGGCGCCTGGATCCTGATCCGCTACGTGCGCCAGGGGCGACGGCCGACGGCCGCCCGGCAGTCCGCCGGCTACGCGAGGCCGGCACCCGTCACCGCGGCGAGTCGGCCCCGGCCCTGGCTGGCTCTCTTGGGCGCGCTGGCCGGGTTCGCGGATGCCATCGGAGGCGGCGGGTGGGGACCGCTGACCACGCCCGTCCTGATGGCCGGCCCCGGCGCGGACCCCCGCAAGGTGGTCGGCTCCGTCGACACGGCGGAGTTCCTGGTGGCGGCCGCTGCCACGGCCGGCTTCCTGGCCGCGGGCACCTCGCAAGCCGTCGAGCCGCTGTGGGTGCTCGCCCTGATGCTGGGTGGCGCGGTGGCCGCCCCGCTGGCCGCTCGTATCGTCAGTCGCGTACCCCCCCGCATCCTAGGGGTCGGGGTGGGAGGCATGGTGATGCTGACCAACGCCCCCGCGGTAGCGGAGCTCCTGGGCGCCGACACCCCCCTGCGCGCGGCGCTCTACGCCACCGTGACCCTCGCGTGGCTTCTGGCTGGTACCGCGGTCTGGGCCCGATCGCAGCGATGGCTGCCCCCACCTCGCGGCCGCTGGTACGAACGGGTCGAGGAGGTCGGCCCTCACCGCTCGGCCGGGTGA